The proteins below come from a single Oscillospiraceae bacterium genomic window:
- a CDS encoding adenylate kinase, translating to MKLILLGAPGAGKGTQAEILCDKLGIPTISTGNILRAAVKEGTPMGKKAKSFMDAGALVPDDVIVGIVKERLAEPDCAKGFILDGMPRTIAQGEALEQMGVEIDKVVNLIVEDEAITRRMSGRRVCAKCGASYHIVNKPSAKEGVCDRCGGELAIRKDDEPATVLDRLKAYHEQTEPLVEFYRQRGKLVEVPDQGSIEATTAFLLKLLEA from the coding sequence ATGAAACTGATCCTTTTGGGAGCCCCCGGCGCCGGCAAGGGAACTCAGGCAGAGATCCTCTGCGATAAGCTGGGCATCCCGACCATTTCCACCGGCAACATTCTGCGTGCAGCCGTTAAGGAAGGCACGCCGATGGGCAAAAAGGCAAAAAGTTTTATGGACGCCGGTGCTCTGGTGCCCGATGATGTCATCGTCGGCATCGTGAAGGAGCGCCTGGCTGAGCCTGACTGCGCAAAGGGCTTTATCCTTGACGGTATGCCCCGCACGATCGCTCAGGGCGAAGCTCTGGAGCAGATGGGCGTGGAGATCGACAAGGTCGTGAACCTCATCGTTGAGGATGAGGCGATCACCCGCCGCATGTCCGGCCGCCGCGTTTGCGCAAAATGCGGTGCCAGCTATCACATCGTAAACAAACCCAGTGCCAAAGAGGGCGTTTGTGACCGCTGCGGCGGTGAGTTGGCCATCCGCAAGGATGACGAGCCCGCCACTGTACTGGACCGCTTAAAGGCTTACCATGAGCAGACCGAGCCGCTGGTCGAGTTCTATCGCCAGCGCGGCAAGCTCGTGGAGGTGCCCGATCAGGGTTCCATCGAGGCCACCACGGCGTTCCTTCTCAAGCTTTTGGAGGCTTAA
- the map gene encoding type I methionyl aminopeptidase, with protein sequence MIQIKNAAELQKMRKACAISAAALKAGGEAIEPGITTAEIDKIIYDFIVRHGARPNFLHLYGFPATACISVNDTVIHGIPTRQQQIRPGDIVSIDTGCKIDGFNGDNACTYGCGKLDLEAQRLLDVTKESLHRGIEMARGGNRVGDIGHAVQSYVEENGFSVVRSFVGHGVGKELHEDPEVPNFGNAGRGPRLVPGMCIAVEPMVCQYKYAVKTLKDGWTVKTCDGGLAAHFEHTMAITTAGAEVLTYGWEEPGWTL encoded by the coding sequence ATGATCCAAATCAAAAATGCTGCCGAGCTGCAGAAGATGCGCAAGGCCTGCGCGATCAGCGCAGCAGCCCTGAAGGCCGGCGGCGAAGCGATCGAACCCGGTATCACTACCGCTGAGATCGACAAAATCATCTATGACTTTATCGTGCGCCACGGTGCCAGGCCCAACTTCCTGCACCTGTACGGCTTTCCGGCCACGGCGTGCATCAGCGTGAATGACACGGTCATTCATGGTATCCCCACCAGACAGCAGCAGATCCGCCCCGGCGACATCGTTTCGATCGACACCGGCTGCAAGATCGATGGCTTCAACGGCGACAATGCCTGCACCTACGGGTGCGGCAAGCTCGACCTCGAAGCCCAGCGGCTGCTGGATGTTACGAAGGAGAGCCTGCATCGCGGCATCGAGATGGCGCGCGGCGGCAACCGGGTAGGGGATATCGGCCACGCAGTACAGTCCTATGTCGAGGAGAACGGCTTCTCGGTCGTCCGCAGCTTTGTCGGCCACGGTGTCGGCAAGGAGCTGCATGAGGACCCCGAAGTCCCGAACTTCGGCAACGCCGGGCGCGGTCCGCGTCTGGTGCCGGGTATGTGCATCGCAGTCGAGCCGATGGTGTGCCAGTACAAGTACGCGGTAAAGACACTGAAGGACGGCTGGACGGTCAAAACGTGTGACGGCGGCCTGGCAGCTCACTTTGAGCATACCATGGCGATCACTACGGCCGGTGCCGAGGTCCTGACCTACGGCTGGGAGGAACCCGGATGGACTTTGTAA
- a CDS encoding KOW domain-containing RNA-binding protein, whose product MDFVRGQLVRSKAGRDKTRTLAVLAVDGPMLLVADGDLRKLDNPKRKKMQHVAPTTTVLENELLKSDQQLRDAIRAYDAARN is encoded by the coding sequence ATGGACTTTGTAAGAGGCCAGCTGGTCCGCTCCAAGGCCGGTCGGGATAAGACCCGCACACTGGCTGTTCTGGCTGTGGATGGACCGATGCTTCTGGTTGCGGACGGGGACCTGCGCAAGCTGGACAACCCCAAACGCAAAAAGATGCAGCATGTTGCACCTACGACCACCGTTCTTGAGAACGAGCTTCTGAAAAGCGATCAACAACTCAGGGATGCGATCCGCGCATATGACGCGGCGCGGAACTGA
- the infA gene encoding translation initiation factor IF-1, protein MSKEDVIEVEGIVREAMPNTVFKVELLNKEGKPNGHVVMAHISGKLRTNFIRILPGDKVTMEMSPYDLTKARITWRSK, encoded by the coding sequence TTGTCTAAAGAAGATGTCATCGAAGTAGAAGGTATCGTTCGGGAGGCCATGCCCAACACTGTGTTCAAGGTTGAACTCCTCAACAAAGAGGGTAAGCCCAACGGCCATGTGGTTATGGCTCACATTTCCGGCAAGCTGCGGACCAACTTCATCCGCATCCTGCCCGGCGACAAGGTCACGATGGAAATGTCTCCCTACGACCTGACCAAAGCCCGGATCACCTGGCGTTCCAAATAA
- the rpmJ gene encoding 50S ribosomal protein L36, giving the protein MKVKPSVKPICEKCKVIKRKGRVMIICANPKHKQRQG; this is encoded by the coding sequence ATGAAGGTAAAACCTTCCGTGAAACCCATTTGCGAGAAGTGCAAGGTCATTAAGCGCAAAGGCCGCGTAATGATCATCTGCGCCAATCCGAAGCATAAGCAGCGTCAGGGCTAA
- the rpsM gene encoding 30S ribosomal protein S13, which produces MARIAGVDLPREKRIEVGLTYVYGIGQSTADEILAGTGINPDTRVKDLTADEEAKIRDYIDKNNIMVEGDLRRNVALDIKRLTEIQCYRGVRHRKGLPCRGQRTKTNARTCKGPKRTVANKKK; this is translated from the coding sequence ATGGCACGTATTGCTGGTGTTGATCTGCCTCGCGAGAAGCGGATCGAGGTTGGTCTGACTTATGTTTACGGCATCGGCCAGTCCACTGCCGACGAGATTCTCGCCGGTACCGGAATTAACCCTGATACCCGCGTCAAGGACCTGACCGCTGATGAAGAGGCCAAGATCCGCGACTACATCGACAAAAACAACATCATGGTAGAAGGCGACCTGCGCCGTAATGTCGCGCTTGACATCAAGCGTCTGACCGAGATCCAGTGCTACCGTGGTGTGCGCCATCGCAAGGGTCTTCCCTGCCGCGGCCAGCGCACTAAGACCAATGCGCGTACCTGCAAAGGTCCCAAGCGCACTGTCGCTAACAAAAAGAAGTAA
- the rpsK gene encoding 30S ribosomal protein S11: MAANKATAAKTRTKKKERKNISAGAAHIQSTFNNTIVTITDTQGNTVSWCSTGALNFRGSRKSTPYAAQSAAEVAAKAAIEHGMKTVEVYVKGPGSGRESAIRALQATGLEVTMIRDVTPIPHNGCRPPKRRRV, translated from the coding sequence ATGGCTGCTAACAAAGCTACTGCGGCAAAAACCCGCACTAAGAAAAAAGAGCGCAAGAATATCAGCGCCGGTGCTGCTCACATCCAGAGCACCTTTAACAACACCATCGTGACCATCACCGACACTCAGGGCAACACCGTTTCCTGGTGCAGCACTGGTGCGCTGAACTTCCGTGGCTCCCGTAAGAGCACTCCTTACGCTGCGCAGAGCGCTGCTGAGGTCGCTGCCAAGGCCGCCATCGAGCATGGCATGAAGACCGTTGAGGTCTACGTTAAGGGCCCCGGTTCCGGCCGTGAGAGCGCTATCCGCGCCCTGCAGGCAACCGGTCTGGAGGTCACCATGATCCGTGATGTGACCCCCATCCCCCACAATGGCTGCCGCCCGCCCAAACGCCGCCGCGTTTGA
- the rpsD gene encoding 30S ribosomal protein S4, with amino-acid sequence MAKNTQPIAKRCRALGISPAVMGYGKKTTNRNPGGQMRKKKSEYATQLNEKQKVKFVYGILENQFHTYYEKASRMPGQTGVNLLILVERRLDNVVYRLGFAKTRRDARQLVSHNHFTVNGKRVNIPSYQVKAGDVIEVIESSRSSVKFSKLLGEEAPVVLLPSWLERDKNALKGTVTKLPVREDIDVPIAEHLIVELYSK; translated from the coding sequence ATGGCTAAGAATACCCAACCTATCGCTAAGCGCTGCCGTGCTCTCGGCATTTCTCCTGCTGTTATGGGTTATGGCAAGAAGACCACCAATCGTAACCCCGGCGGCCAGATGAGAAAGAAGAAGAGCGAGTACGCCACCCAGCTGAACGAGAAGCAGAAGGTCAAGTTCGTGTACGGCATTCTGGAGAACCAGTTCCATACCTACTACGAGAAGGCCTCCCGCATGCCCGGTCAGACCGGTGTCAACCTGCTGATTCTGGTCGAGCGCCGTCTCGACAATGTCGTCTACCGTCTGGGCTTTGCCAAGACCCGCCGCGACGCCCGCCAGCTGGTTTCCCACAATCACTTCACTGTCAATGGCAAGCGTGTCAACATCCCCTCTTATCAGGTTAAGGCGGGCGATGTGATCGAAGTCATCGAGTCCAGCCGTTCTTCCGTCAAGTTCAGCAAGCTGCTGGGCGAGGAAGCTCCTGTCGTTCTGCTGCCTTCCTGGCTGGAGCGCGACAAGAACGCCCTGAAGGGCACCGTCACCAAGCTGCCCGTTCGTGAGGACATTGATGTGCCCATCGCTGAGCACCTCATCGTCGAGTTGTACTCCAAGTAA
- a CDS encoding DNA-directed RNA polymerase subunit alpha, protein MMEIERPKIETAALSPDGRYGKFVVEPLERGFGTTLGNSLRRVLLSSLPGVAVTSVKIDGVVHEFTTIEGVREDVTEIVLNLKGVAAKIYGEAPKTVRVEAVGPCEVTAGTIKGGDDLEILNPEWHIATLGEGAKLVMELTFDKGRGYVPAERNKQALIEKSDISTLPVDSIYTPVLKVNYTVDRTRVGQITDFDKLIMEVWTDGTCNAQEALSLAARVLTEHLNLFVNLCDETGETEIMVDNEDQGREKALEMTIEELDLSVRSFNCLKRAGINTVGDLIGKSEDEMMKVRNLGRKSLEEVMAKLDSLGFSLTKEDEN, encoded by the coding sequence ATGATGGAGATCGAACGCCCCAAGATCGAAACGGCTGCCCTTTCCCCGGATGGCCGTTACGGTAAGTTCGTTGTCGAGCCCCTTGAGCGCGGCTTCGGCACGACTTTGGGCAACAGCTTGCGTCGTGTGCTTCTGTCCTCTCTGCCCGGTGTGGCTGTCACCAGCGTCAAGATTGACGGCGTGGTGCACGAGTTCACTACCATCGAGGGCGTGCGTGAGGATGTCACCGAGATCGTCCTGAACCTCAAGGGTGTCGCTGCCAAGATCTACGGCGAAGCCCCCAAGACCGTCCGCGTCGAGGCCGTTGGCCCCTGCGAGGTCACTGCCGGCACCATCAAGGGCGGCGATGATCTGGAGATCCTGAACCCTGAGTGGCACATCGCCACGCTGGGCGAGGGTGCCAAGCTGGTCATGGAGCTGACCTTTGACAAGGGCCGCGGCTATGTTCCCGCTGAGCGCAACAAGCAGGCCCTGATCGAGAAGAGCGACATCAGCACCCTGCCCGTGGACAGCATCTATACCCCCGTCCTCAAGGTCAACTACACGGTCGATCGTACCCGTGTAGGCCAGATCACCGACTTCGATAAGCTGATTATGGAAGTTTGGACTGACGGCACCTGCAATGCGCAGGAGGCCCTGAGTCTGGCAGCCCGCGTACTGACGGAGCACCTGAACCTGTTCGTGAACCTCTGCGATGAGACCGGCGAGACCGAGATCATGGTGGATAACGAAGATCAGGGCCGTGAGAAGGCACTCGAGATGACGATTGAAGAGCTGGACCTGAGCGTCCGCTCCTTCAACTGCCTCAAGCGTGCAGGCATCAACACGGTAGGTGACCTCATCGGTAAGAGCGAGGATGAGATGATGAAGGTCCGCAATCTGGGCCGCAAGTCTCTGGAAGAGGTCATGGCAAAGCTGGACAGCCTTGGTTTCTCTCTGACCAAGGAAGACGAAAACTAA
- the rplQ gene encoding 50S ribosomal protein L17: protein MPGTRKLGRATDSRNAMLRAMVTYLFENGKIETTVTRAKEVRSMAEKMVTLGKQDDLHAKRQVFSYITKEDIAKKVIDEIGPKYADRNGGYTRIYKIGPRRGDAAEMAIIELV from the coding sequence ATGCCCGGTACCCGTAAACTCGGTCGTGCCACCGACAGCCGCAACGCTATGCTGCGCGCTATGGTGACCTACCTGTTTGAGAACGGCAAAATCGAGACCACCGTCACCCGCGCCAAGGAAGTTCGTTCCATGGCTGAGAAGATGGTCACCCTCGGTAAGCAGGACGATCTGCACGCAAAGCGTCAGGTCTTCTCCTACATCACCAAGGAAGATATTGCCAAGAAGGTCATCGATGAGATCGGCCCCAAGTACGCTGACCGCAACGGCGGCTACACCCGCATCTACAAGATCGGACCCCGTCGCGGCGATGCTGCCGAGATGGCTATCATCGAGCTGGTCTGA
- a CDS encoding hemolysin family protein — protein sequence MDDGSIFMIVALIILIGLSAFFSAAETAYNSLNEIRLRSKAEDGDARAAHTLALVERYDSLLSTILIGNNIVNIGASSLATVLFTRLVGGVYGPTVSTIVMTLLVLTFGEITPKSMAKEMPETLAMSFAPVLSALVTIFTPLNALFGAWKKFLAKRFDTGEKDTITEGELVTMVSEAEKDGELTNRESELIRSAIEFDDVEAQDVLTPRVDVVAVEDDTPMDEVIERFAESGYSRLPVYHDTIDNIIGVVHEKDCFAALQKHDKNVKLEDLVGPTLYTTSVTQISALLRTLRESKHHMAVVVDEYGGTAGIITLEDILEELVGEIWDEHDDVVEDVRQQSDGSWLISGSASVDDTAEELGIKEDDDIDAVAIGGLVQEKLSRLPKVGDKFIWGDFDGTVTRATNRRVQEVRLIPRKVQDENEK from the coding sequence ATGGACGATGGCAGTATATTTATGATCGTCGCACTGATAATCCTGATCGGTTTGTCTGCGTTTTTCTCGGCGGCAGAGACAGCGTACAATTCGCTGAATGAGATCCGCCTGCGGAGCAAGGCGGAGGACGGTGACGCCAGAGCGGCGCATACGCTCGCGCTGGTCGAGCGCTATGACAGCCTGCTCAGCACCATTCTGATCGGCAACAACATTGTGAATATCGGTGCGTCCTCTCTTGCCACCGTGCTGTTTACCCGCCTTGTCGGCGGCGTTTACGGCCCTACCGTCTCGACGATCGTCATGACCCTGCTGGTCCTGACCTTTGGCGAGATCACCCCCAAGAGCATGGCCAAGGAAATGCCCGAGACCCTTGCCATGAGCTTTGCCCCCGTGCTCAGCGCGCTGGTCACGATTTTTACACCGCTGAATGCCCTGTTCGGTGCGTGGAAGAAGTTCCTTGCTAAACGGTTCGATACCGGAGAAAAGGACACCATCACCGAAGGTGAACTGGTGACGATGGTCAGCGAGGCTGAGAAGGACGGCGAGCTGACGAACCGTGAAAGTGAGCTGATCCGCAGCGCCATCGAGTTTGACGATGTGGAGGCGCAGGATGTGCTTACCCCCCGCGTGGATGTAGTGGCTGTCGAGGATGATACCCCGATGGACGAAGTCATTGAGCGCTTCGCCGAGAGCGGCTACTCCCGCCTGCCGGTCTACCACGATACGATTGACAATATTATTGGTGTGGTACATGAAAAGGACTGCTTTGCAGCCCTGCAGAAGCACGACAAAAATGTCAAGCTGGAGGACCTTGTCGGCCCGACGCTGTACACGACCAGCGTGACCCAGATTTCCGCGCTGCTGCGTACCCTGCGTGAGAGCAAGCATCATATGGCCGTTGTGGTCGATGAATACGGCGGCACGGCCGGCATCATCACGCTGGAAGATATTCTGGAGGAACTGGTCGGCGAGATCTGGGACGAGCATGACGATGTGGTCGAGGATGTGCGCCAGCAGTCTGATGGCAGCTGGCTGATCTCCGGCAGCGCCAGCGTAGATGACACGGCCGAGGAGCTGGGCATCAAGGAGGATGACGACATTGATGCCGTGGCCATCGGCGGTCTGGTGCAGGAAAAGCTCAGCCGTCTGCCCAAGGTAGGGGATAAGTTCATCTGGGGTGACTTTGATGGTACCGTCACCCGCGCGACCAACCGCCGCGTGCAGGAGGTCCGGCTGATCCCCCGCAAGGTCCAGGACGAGAACGAAAAATAA